The sequence ATATTAAACACAAATTAATGTCCTCCAAAAGAGACCTGTTGACAGATTTGATGCTGTAATCTGAAGGGAGTACCTGCAAATCTAGGTGTGACGTCTGCAATCCTGACAGAGCTCCAGGCTTTGTGCAGATGGCTTTTGCATGGTATCCATCTTACCAAGAAGATCAACTGATTGGGATTTCACATGCCCTAGttgtatttgcatttcattttcttccagtaaaGGCTTGTTAGAACTAGATAGGCTGCAGTTATAACTTAAACACAGGTGCTCCTTCCCCATCCCTCCTATGAGGTTAACATAAGAGCCCCCCCAAGGTGCCAGCATTTAGGTGACCTCAACATTTTCTCTTAATAGTATTGCAAAGTTGTACAGCCTTTTTGTTAAGGCATAATATATATCAAGGTAACAATTCAGTTGAAATACTGAAGACTACGTCAAGGTAATACTTCATATGAAACAGAAGTCTGTACCATCAgttattactgaaataaatcCTATTGGCTCCATGTTCTTGGCAGTCTGATGTAAAAGTAGAAGCAGAAGTACAATCTTGTTCTTATATTCTTTGAGCTGAATATGTCCCTGGAACTTGAGAACCTCTGATTAATTGGCTGTGCAAGTTGGTGTCCTTGTACACAAACCAGATATTTCCTCCCCACAAAACCATATTAAGTAAACCAAATACCTGTaggtcaagaaaaaaaaagtgaggttaggttaaacaaaaaaacaaaataacaccCCAGCAAAGCAGAATATGACTTCTAAACAAGTCAGAAACAGCTCTCCAAACCAAAGAGATGACAGAAGACATCTGAATATGCTCTAGaatattatgaatattttaagcAGACTTCTCTGGAAATCAGGTAGTTGACATTGTCTTttgtacagaaataaaagttccCTTATGTCCTTTTGCACATACAGAGCACACAACTGATCACTGTACAGAGACAGTGAAAAATAACACTGGAGTTCTGGAAAGCAAGGAATCTTCATTAGGAAGATCTTACAGTGAGACAGATCTACCTCACTGCAAGGAGTGCACGTGAGCACTCTATGCCAACCATCTTATAAGGAACCTCTGATGTGTAAAAATTCACATagctgattttaaaaagtgaagttCAGTACCAGAAGACAGAGCAGGAAGCACAGTTTTTCCTCCTCACAGCAGTCAGTGAGCCATTTGGGTGGCTGAGAAACATTTTAAGATGCTACAGGCTAGAGACAGAAATAGCAAGGAGACTTAAACGTGTCTAGGAACTATCATATCTAACGACTCTAAAGATAAATCCTTCAAGTTGTTTCTATTCCTTTATAGGAAGAGTTTCCTTTTTTCAAAAGGTATAAGCATTGTATCATAGTATAACCAATATCCACTCAAAGCAATTTTAAATCAACACACGTAACAAGAATATGCTTCTCAGCTACCATCTGCATTTTATAACATTCACTGAACACTGCATGGCATAAGACATACATACCACAGACACATTCAGAGATCTCATGCTGGTCACAGAGCCAAAATGACAAGTTGTTTCTGGAGCTTTGCAAGAGTCAATTAGTGGAATAATGCCAGCCCCTGTTGATATTTTGATATCAGCAAGTGCCTTTGCCCAAGCAGAAGTACTGACCAGCCACAGAAAGGTTGTAACAATAGTTATAGCCAAGTCCTACGAAAGAGAAGTACTCATGAAAAAGTTTAGAAGGAATTGTAAGTACACAAGAGAATAAGGCAGAGACTGTGTCAACTACATTAGAATATCAGTACTAATGAACACAAGCACATCAGACATTAACAATATTGTAATTACAAGTCTACATGGGTTATAAAGTTGTGTATCAGCTATTAAATCATGTATGCCTTTTGTATCTATCAAGCAATAAGCAATTTCATCCTTGGGAAGAAATCAATTTCTAAGCCAGATGGCTGGCACTTACTAAAAATTAAAGTCTCACAAAATTGGGGTAGCAGGGTGATTTCAGTCTGGACCGCTGATATCTCAAGGTTTCGCTGGAAAGTTCACTAGGACTGAGAGATATTCCAGATCATACCCAAAAACACTCTAAGAATCAGGGTTTTGGTATTTAAGGTGATTATAAGCCACCTTATAGGAGGGTAGCAGTTTCCCTCCATCTATTACATCTGCACAGCAGATGCTCTACAGAGAACTAGTTCCCAGTGACTAACAGAAAGGACCTCCCCTCCATGGAAGTAACTGTATACTCAAATACATAATAAAGATAAGTTGTGGGGAAGACACTGTTCACTTTAGGAAGACTTCAATTCTAGTCTTCACTTCAGTAGATGTATAGGACAAGATGCCATGGATATTAAAGGACTTTGGGTTCCCTCCTTCTTTTGCTCAAGTGCCGTAGccacaaatccaaaacacatGGTTCACATTCCACGTGGCATTTGGAACTACTGAGTATTCATATATTAATTCAGATTTGGCTTGTGTTAACAGTATTTCTCATCCTTTTTAGGAGTACAAAAAGGACAAGACATGGAAATACTTATTACTTACAGTTAATGGAAACTTGCTATTGTGCTGATACACGTGTTTATATCCAATATATACTACCAGGGCAGCAATGCAGTAGAGGAAAGCCAATGCTGCAAGCGTAACAAAGAACTGCGCAGAAGAGGAGAAGTTACCCACAAGATAGATGTCAGTCCAAGTACCACCACAGCGATTAGAATCTGGTGCACTGAACTGAACAGTATTCAACCTGTAAAAGATAAGATATTACGTAGTTATAGTCTACTATGCAGAGGAAACTTCATACAGTCATGCTTCACAACATCACTGCTTCCTTCAGCATGCTAGTTGTTTAAGATTGttattcaaacattttttcttacattatCAGTTATACAACACAAAGGTACATGGAGATCTCTGAAGATTGTTCCTTATCCTACATTGAGATATGCAACAGTagcttgaagaaaaatgttgatcTTACATTTCGACTAACTGAAGAAAGTAACACCAGTTTGAAAGCAGGCATTATATTTTGGAGGCTACCACTTAAAGATGGAGAGAAGATGTGGGGAAAGACTTCAAAAGAAACAACTGCAAGCACTGGATCTTTAATCAAAGGAAGCTTAATGAAGTTTGCAACCAGTAGCAACAACTCAATGAATGCCAGCACAGAAGCATTTCAGATTCCTACCTTCTCTTTCAAGTGCTGCTGCAACACTGAGGTTTGTGACTAAGCTCTGTACTTCTGTAGGGTCTTTACTTGCTAGCATTGGAATCCATTTCTATCATTACACATATGCTTACTGAACATGCAAGTAAGACATGCACCTCTTTTGATTGTGCCaaagttaaaagaaagaacaagccTTCTTCCTCATGCTCCAAGAAAGCAGCTTGCATTTACATTACAATTGCAGCAGAGTATTTAGTCACCTACTGAACAACCTCAGAGAGACTGTAGTAGAATGAACTGCAAAGTTAATCTTCTCCATTCTTTGCATGAAGATATAATGACAACAGCACATCAAAAACAGTCTTACCTGGGTCCCCCGATCAACTATGCTGAAAGAAAGAGGCTGCTAAGACTGTAGATAACCTTATAGTATCATTAAGGATGGAAGACCTCTGATTACTTGTGCTGTTCTGCTGATTAAATCACCTTACGTGCTTTCCCACATGGGTAGAATATAGCTTATGGTAAAGTAATACAAAATAGTAACAGCCAATTGTCACCTCTACCTCCTCGCCTTCACAGGACACCAATGATCACAGTGCTTTCAACCATTATAACTTAATACTCTGTTCTTTCCCTTCAACTACCACAGATTAAGTCAAGAGGTTCGCAGTATTAGTTTGTATATGTGAGCTGTTCACAAGGAGAAAGATAAAcgaaagtgaagaaaaataatcagtgtaTATGAGTAACAACTGAACAGATTTATCTCACCTGAATGGATAGGCAAACACAGCTGTAACTGTTTTGTTCACCACACCCTTGCAGGAAACTAGAAGGGTAGTTTCACCATGAAAGCTTCCACATGTTGAAaaaacaaagatggaaaaaatctAGAAATTGAAACAAAGACGTTAGCACACACCACTAGAGCTCAAAGGAACCCATCCCAGCCTTTTAGGCAGAAACAGTTAATAAAAACCAAGAACTAACAAATAAGTTATTAATGAAAAAGCATTAAAGCAGAAGCAAGAAGGAATCAATGCACTGTGTTTCTGTAGAaataattgggaaaaaaaaaagcaaacaagtcaGTTTCAAAGATTCTGTTTACAATCCACTCAGCTCTACTGAGGAAGTACCATTTTGATTTGAATGCTGTCAGGGAAAGCCAGCACAGCATCTCCTGTAATTAATAAGCACTTCTAGGAGTCTCAGACATCCACAACTGTATGCTGACATAGCAAGAAGCTGTATCTTTAAGTAGctcctgcttttcctctgttaaATAGGGAAACTCCACAGCTCCTACAAGCAAGATGTAAGATACTATCACCCAGCAGCCCAAGCTGCTGTAACAGCAGTGATTAGTACATCATGTTGTTTATCTGCAGAAGTGCTTTCTTCCCTCCTAAATAGGACCTGaagagcagctctttgcagagcAGCCACTTCTAGCTGCACAACACGGACAGGCAGCCGACCAACACGTTCCTGCTGAGGactgcacagccacagcagtCAAGCTCTGAGTAGGAGGACAAACTGCCAACCCCAGGGCCTTCCCTGCCTCACTCACCCACTCGAGGACCTTGATGAAGCCCAGGGGCTCCAGCAGCAAGCCACAATCCACCTGCAAGCCAAACATCCTGGAAGAccacagagcagcctgcagatcCCAGAGAAACCCCTAGTACCCCCCAGGTCCCCAGGCAGCCCCTTTAGAGCCATTGCCAGGCTCCACCCCACCCACTCACATCACACTGTAGGCAGCTCCGCCCCCATTACCTCATACGGGGATGGCCTTGCCCCCTAGTACCTTGCGCTGCTGATGGCCCTGCTCACTGTTCCATCACACTGGGACCCTATGCAAGGGGAAAGTCCAGCTGTGTAagatggctgctgctgccatggagGACGTGAGTTGGGATCTTGcttggggaaggagggaaggaacaTCTTTGGCTGTTTTGTGAAATACCCAGGAGTGCAGAActcagcacttggtcttgtgGAAGCTCATACAATTGACACTGCAGCAGGGTGTGACATTATCACACAGTTTGCTCCTTTGTGCAAGAAGGAGCTTACTGTGTGGAGAGTGAgaggtgctgagctctgccagctgctATGGGCTCCTGGAGGCAGCCCAATGGAAAGCTGTGAAAAGGTTGgttcattctttcctttcactGCTGTGTTATACATGTAGTTGCACAGCCTGGCAGCCTCCTCCCTGGCTGGTGACTTCTGCTTTGTTCTTGTGTGTGCTTGCGAGTGTAACACGAACTGCACGGATGAAATACTGTCAATCCCCACCTGTCTCGTTTTGATGTGCCTGACTGTGAggattatataaaatattaaaatgggTAGAGTGGGCTCATTTATTACATGAAAATGATGTTGGTGCCTCACAGTACAATGAATTAGTGTCACTGACCGAAATCtgtaaattacttttaaatctGATGCCACACAGCATTAGTATTAAACTAGTTATTAAAGTGTCATCTTGCTGTTAAGATCAACTTACAAATTAATAATTGATTAGTTACAAATGGTAATTAGTTGGCTTGTATATTGGAACTCTCCAAGAATGTGCATCTGTGGTTACAAAACACAAATGGTGCAGAGGGCACTGAAGGGTGAGAGCACCTGCATAGTTAAGGCGAGTTGTACAGCTTTCTTTGGAGGTGTGAGGCTGGTGTGCAGGCACTCAGGGAGCTAGGACAGAGCGCCTGACCTCTCAGCACTCTAGCAGAGTGTATAGGCATCATTAAACATATGCTAGAATTGATTTTTGAAACTTGGTATCATCTTATCTCTGTCTGCGTATGCCTCTGAAGCACAAAAATGATCAGTCACTCCTTGGAGTAAGCTACTAAAACACTCTGTGTGGTTAGAAATGACAGCAGGGTATCACATGAGTGGGAACCTCAGGACAGCAGGGACCTAAATCACGAGTCcacaaaactgcatttcaaaatgaaagtaaCAAGGCCAGTGatggtcacagaatcatagaatagtttgggttggaagggacctgtaagattatctagttctaaccccctgctataggcagggacacctcccagtTGACCAGGTTGCTCatagccccatccagcctggctttgaatgcttcctgTAGCAGGGCAACACCTATGTGTGTGCTGGTATTGTGCTGGAAATGTGGAGCCTTGAGAAAGCTCCAGCTCCTGAAGATGTGTTGTTCAGCACAGCTGTCAGACCTATAGCAGCTCAGGGCAGAACTGTCTTCCTGGGCAACCGTCCTGCAGCTTCGGGGCTATTCTAGATATGCTCAGTACAGGCTACCTGACCAAGATAAGATATAAGATGACAAAACTTGTTATTTTGTTGGTTATGACAAATTTGTCTTCATTGACTAATGTTGCAAAGGAATTTGTTATTTTGGTGCTGAAAGTAATTCTGTTAAACTTAATAGAGTTGAATGATGGGTACAGATAAGGGAACAAGACCACGGCAGAGCTCTCTCACAGGGATattgcagtggcacagctgaaGTGTTCTTTACTTTAGGCTGTGAAGATTTTGTGCGATTGAACACTGGTAGAGAAGTCTCTGtggagctgattttttttttttcatttttttttttcccctgtgtcAATAGGAGTATTTCTAATGTGGCTGGTGAAATTGCCTCTTGTAAGAATCTGTCACAGTTCAGTGCTATTTTCCCTGAGTTAAATGAGTAGCGACCAAACCAGGAAAATGTACTCTGTGGGAGACAATCTATGAGCCCTACTGACTGTGTAGTACATGAATCTCACCACAacatacaagaaaaaacaaccaatggTGAGTGTTTTAGCCACACTAGTTAGCCTAGCTGCCTTCTTTTAAGGAGTTAAATAAGATTATATAAAAAGGGACAGGTcaagagaaaagatgaaagatcTATTTGGTTATTCACCACATCCTGTATGCGCAGGAAAAACCGTTCTGTATGTAACTGGCATTTGTTTCAGTCTAAATAACCCAAACAATCCCCCTACATTCAATATatctcaatatttttctt is a genomic window of Meleagris gallopavo isolate NT-WF06-2002-E0010 breed Aviagen turkey brand Nicholas breeding stock chromosome 1, Turkey_5.1, whole genome shotgun sequence containing:
- the SYPL1 gene encoding synaptophysin-like protein 1, coding for MFGLQVDCGLLLEPLGFIKVLEWIFSIFVFSTCGSFHGETTLLVSCKGVVNKTVTAVFAYPFRLNTVQFSAPDSNRCGGTWTDIYLVGNFSSSAQFFVTLAALAFLYCIAALVVYIGYKHVYQHNSKFPLTDLAITIVTTFLWLVSTSAWAKALADIKISTGAGIIPLIDSCKAPETTCHFGSVTSMRSLNVSVVFGLLNMVLWGGNIWFVYKDTNLHSQLIRGSQVPGTYSAQRI